In a genomic window of Verrucomicrobiota bacterium:
- a CDS encoding isochorismatase family protein, protein MNQQTEAIIPHLGLLVLDVQASFLKVIPDAESFKKRIQFCVETARLFGIPTLFTEQRPDKLGHSLDNVRDLNPKARCTAKTRFSAFSESAFSQWQQEEEIQHILVVGLETPICVYQSVLEAINQEIDVTVLSDAVCCRRREDGEVAITAMRLHGAHVLPSETIFYSILSDSNHPSFKEFTQLVKKYSDK, encoded by the coding sequence ATGAATCAACAAACCGAAGCCATAATTCCACACCTGGGATTGTTGGTACTCGATGTTCAGGCTAGCTTTTTGAAAGTAATACCTGATGCAGAATCTTTCAAAAAACGCATCCAATTTTGCGTAGAAACAGCCAGACTATTTGGAATTCCCACCCTCTTCACCGAACAAAGACCCGACAAGCTAGGCCATAGCCTGGATAATGTGAGAGACTTGAACCCCAAGGCGCGCTGTACGGCAAAAACCAGATTTTCAGCATTTTCAGAGAGCGCTTTCTCACAATGGCAGCAGGAAGAAGAGATTCAACATATCCTGGTTGTCGGCCTTGAGACTCCGATCTGTGTCTACCAAAGCGTTCTAGAGGCTATTAACCAAGAAATTGATGTCACCGTATTGAGTGACGCGGTTTGTTGCAGGCGCCGTGAAGATGGTGAAGTAGCCATCACCGCAATGCGACTACATGGAGCACACGTACTGCCAAGTGAGACAATATTTTACAGCATACTCTCAGATTCAAATCATCCGAGTTTCAAAGAATTCACTCAATTGGTAAAAAAATACTCGGATAAATAA
- a CDS encoding metallophosphoesterase → MEPELKNRLFPFHQEKGEESLVKNGRLIVIGDVHGCIRELEKLINVLKLETNDRVIFLGDLINRGPDSKSVLKLARSIKGYSILGNHEYRLLKFFHTLDSLELKPYEISTLKSIDAEDWNYLKSMVLWLEQPLEGRVFVHGGFLPGIAWHTQPAKVVTQIQMIDKMGIPRKRDETKGRKFWATLWDQEPFVVYGHTPRRKVHRRKNSLGIDTGCVWGGHLTALILPENEIVQIKAQKNYIK, encoded by the coding sequence GTGGAACCTGAATTGAAAAACAGATTGTTCCCCTTTCATCAAGAAAAGGGTGAAGAAAGTTTAGTTAAAAATGGCCGATTAATTGTCATCGGGGATGTCCACGGCTGTATTCGAGAGCTGGAAAAGCTGATAAATGTCTTAAAACTGGAAACAAATGACAGGGTTATTTTTCTCGGCGACCTTATAAACAGAGGTCCTGACTCCAAATCTGTGCTTAAACTCGCCAGATCTATAAAGGGTTACTCCATTCTAGGAAATCATGAATACCGACTTTTAAAATTTTTCCATACCCTTGATTCACTCGAACTAAAACCTTACGAGATTTCTACTTTAAAATCGATTGATGCAGAGGATTGGAATTACCTCAAATCTATGGTCTTGTGGCTCGAACAACCTTTAGAAGGTAGAGTCTTTGTACATGGTGGATTTTTACCAGGAATAGCATGGCATACCCAACCGGCAAAGGTGGTAACTCAAATTCAAATGATAGACAAAATGGGGATTCCAAGGAAACGGGATGAAACTAAAGGCCGTAAATTTTGGGCAACCCTATGGGATCAGGAACCCTTTGTTGTTTATGGACATACGCCTAGGAGGAAAGTCCATAGGAGAAAAAATTCTCTAGGTATTGATACGGGTTGCGTTTGGGGTGGGCACCTAACTGCGCTCATTCTTCCAGAAAATGAAATCGTTCAAATCAAAGCCCAAAAAAACTACATTAAATAA